ATCGGTTTAATTCTCCAACAGATGTAGCTAAGGCATGGGGTGAAGAAAGAAGAGGTGAATACGCTGAACGCAGTACTGGAACCCGTCGCGGTGGAATAACTTCAGAGATAGAAAAGTCTTTAAAAGGTATTAATTTCCCTGCAAATAAACAGGATCTAGTTCAGCAGGCTAAAAAGAATAATGCAAGTCAAAATGTCGTGCAGGCTATAGAAAAGTTACCTGAAGACAAATTTAAGTCGCCCACAGATGTAGCTAAGGCATGGGGTGAAGAAAGAAGAGGAATGTAATTTTATTTAATAATTTCTTTTTTTTAAATAATTTAATGGATTTTTAGTGGATCCACGGTAAAATTAAAATAAGTCCAGAATATAATAAAGCTCCTGTAAAAAAAGATATAGGCTTGCCTGTTCCTGAGTTAGGTACCTCATCCTTAATTACATTAAATAAAACAGCGCCTGCAATAAATGCTAACAATACGTACGCCTCTGATGTCCGTTCTGGAAATAATATTGATAAAGACCACCCCAATAGTGGCATCAGTGCCAGTAAATAACGCCCGTATTTTACGTAAAGCGCACCGTAATGTTCTTCCATAGATCGGTCTGAAATAAGAAAATGCAGTGAAAGTGCTATTGTATAAATTATAATCCCCAGACCTGTGGTTAAAATC
This Methanobacterium bryantii DNA region includes the following protein-coding sequences:
- a CDS encoding DUF2795 domain-containing protein, with product RFNSPTDVAKAWGEERRGEYAERSTGTRRGGITSEIEKSLKGINFPANKQDLVQQAKKNNASQNVVQAIEKLPEDKFKSPTDVAKAWGEERRGM